CACCGTGACCTTCGACCCGAGCCGCTGGAACGCCTGCGCCAGCTCGACCCCGATCGGCCCGCCGCCGAGCACGAGCAGCTGCGGCGGCAGCTCGCGCAGCGCGAAGACCGTCTTGTTGTCGAGGTAGGGCACCTCGCCGAGCCCCTCGATGGGCGGGACGAAGGCGCGCGAGCCCGACGCCACGACGAAGCGCGTGGCCGTCAGGGTGCGCTCCCCGACCTGCACGGTGGTCGGTGAGGTGAAGCGCGCGAACCCGGTGACCAGGTCGATGCCCTCGCGGGCCAGCAGCGCCGGCGACTCGTCCTTCTCGATCTCGGCGATGACCGCGGTGACGCGGTCCATCACGGCCGGGAAGTCCACGGTGACAGGGGCCGAGAAGCCGTACGCCGGACCCGTGCGCGCGCCCTGCACCCGACGCGCCGTCTCGAGCAGGGCCTTGCTCGGCACGCACCCGTAGTGGGTGCAGTCCCCGCCCGGCCGCTCCTCCGCCTCCACCAGGGCGACCCGCCGCCCGGCCTTGCGCGCCTCGCGGGCCGCGCCGAGACCGGTCGCCCCCGCTCCGATGACCACCAGGTCGTAGCTGTCGCTCACGACCGGGAGTCTGTCAGTCGTCGAAGAGCTCGCTGAGGAAGGACTTCTTCTTCTTGTAGTACGGCCGGCCGCCGTAGTTGTACTGCTGCGGGTGGCCGTACTGCTGCGGCGGCGGCTGGTAGGCCGGGGCGGCCGGGGGCGGCGGGGCGGCGGGGGTCGCGCTCGCCGCGCTCCAGGCGCCCTCGGCGTCGATCAGCTTCTCCAGCTCGCCGCGGTCGAGGAACAGGCCGCGGCAGTCCGCGCACTGGTCGACCGTGACGCCGTTGCGCTCGTAGCCGCGCATCTCTCCCTGGCACTTCGGGCACGTGAGGCTCATGCCGCTCCTGACGCTCGAGGGGCGGCGGGCGTTCCCACCCACCCCGGAGGTCCGAGCGTAGGCCGGGGAGACTGGAGGCATGCAGCCAGACGCCATCGCGCCCACCGAGGTCGGCGAGACCTTCCTGCTCGACGTCCGGGAGGCCGACGAGTGGGCGGCCGGCCACGCGCCGGATGCGGTGCACCTGCCGATGAGCGAGATCCAGCAGCGGCTCGCAGAGGTGCCGACCGACGTCCCGGTCGCCGTGGTCTGCCGGGTCGGGGGACGCTCGGGCCAGGTGGT
This portion of the Mycobacteriales bacterium genome encodes:
- a CDS encoding zf-TFIIB domain-containing protein, translating into MSLTCPKCQGEMRGYERNGVTVDQCADCRGLFLDRGELEKLIDAEGAWSAASATPAAPPPPAAPAYQPPPQQYGHPQQYNYGGRPYYKKKKSFLSELFDD
- a CDS encoding rhodanese-like domain-containing protein; amino-acid sequence: MQPDAIAPTEVGETFLLDVREADEWAAGHAPDAVHLPMSEIQQRLAEVPTDVPVAVVCRVGGRSGQVVAWLRQQGYDATNVDGGMLTWQRLGLPVEGVIV